A stretch of Paenibacillus mucilaginosus 3016 DNA encodes these proteins:
- a CDS encoding glycerophosphodiester phosphodiesterase has product MNVVQNRPLVIGHRGAAGEAPENTLASFALAVKQGADGVELDVHLSADGELIVCHDPTVNRTTDGAGVIADQTVEQLRRLDAGRWFDEKYAGEHVPTLEEVFRLIPPEVMINVEIKCPYSARLQMRLFELLKLYDRLEGTVVSSFNHKILHSLQAAEPALKVGLLYDANLVDHRRMAELSGMNVYSLHPYHLLIDPEDAADATAHGLQVYPFTVNDEGQMHRAVKAGMSGIITDYPARLRSLLERLT; this is encoded by the coding sequence ATGAACGTGGTTCAGAACAGACCGCTCGTGATCGGTCATCGGGGGGCGGCCGGCGAAGCTCCGGAGAACACGCTGGCATCCTTTGCGCTGGCGGTGAAGCAGGGGGCGGACGGGGTGGAGCTCGATGTTCACCTGTCTGCGGATGGGGAGCTGATCGTATGTCACGACCCTACCGTGAACCGGACGACGGATGGGGCCGGGGTCATCGCCGATCAGACGGTTGAACAGCTGCGAAGGCTGGATGCAGGCCGCTGGTTCGACGAGAAGTACGCCGGGGAGCATGTGCCGACGCTGGAGGAAGTGTTCCGCCTTATCCCTCCTGAGGTGATGATCAATGTCGAGATCAAGTGCCCTTACAGCGCCAGGCTGCAGATGAGGCTGTTCGAGCTGCTGAAGCTCTACGATCGTTTGGAAGGAACGGTGGTTTCCTCCTTTAATCATAAAATCCTCCACAGCCTCCAGGCAGCCGAACCGGCACTGAAGGTAGGCCTGCTCTATGATGCGAATCTGGTCGATCACCGGCGGATGGCGGAGCTCTCGGGCATGAACGTCTACTCTCTTCATCCGTACCACCTGCTGATCGATCCGGAGGATGCGGCCGATGCCACGGCACATGGGCTGCAGGTATATCCTTTTACGGTGAACGATGAGGGACAGATGCACAGGGCGGTGAAAGCCGGTATGTCCGGGATTATCACCGATTATCCGGCCCGCCTGCGGTCGCTGCTGGAAAGATTGACTTAG
- a CDS encoding S-layer homology domain-containing protein, translated as MFKIRSLAARTLPLVLAVPLLFPFGAAPLSAAVPFPDVNPNRHAWALSSIEVMSEKGIVTGYPDGRFLPDQSISKAEWTVMVYRLFDKYRPNLYAYGPDKVTAYADVPPLHWAYRPILDMYDASFYIGGFGEDLHGELAFRPEMRLNRLQLAQILGSLFHDRLMNLQMSQNDACSLVASLKDVPSKFLPDTDAYAEAQADGRYKESGFMDSEKAGSVYPTLFLGTGTGNCVYGDDDLSNTQATALASLQASGIMSADEAGYFRPLDAVSRAEAVTILDRIYLYLRGLGYSADYSSIELEAPSERDGSTGSGSSGGTGSTSGSGTTVPPASGGGTGGSPSAGNGASVPPAVIGADGTGSISRNVLRKGEIETTVRPNGRAYLQFDLESDWKVDLYVIVDGQIGFVRQEDLPMTIPVDGVTSVVFRTQQREKPAGAVDNVATLTTKFLDEMPAKGKKKS; from the coding sequence ATGTTCAAAATTCGTTCGCTGGCAGCGCGCACCCTGCCTCTGGTGCTGGCCGTGCCGCTGCTGTTTCCCTTCGGAGCGGCTCCCCTGTCCGCTGCGGTTCCGTTCCCGGATGTGAATCCGAACCGTCACGCCTGGGCGCTCAGTTCCATCGAAGTGATGTCGGAGAAAGGGATTGTAACAGGGTATCCGGACGGACGCTTTCTGCCGGACCAGAGCATTTCGAAGGCCGAATGGACGGTCATGGTCTACCGGTTGTTCGATAAATACCGCCCGAACCTGTATGCGTACGGCCCGGACAAAGTCACTGCATACGCGGATGTTCCTCCGCTTCATTGGGCTTACCGGCCGATCCTTGATATGTACGACGCTTCCTTCTACATCGGGGGCTTCGGTGAAGATCTCCACGGCGAGCTGGCGTTCCGCCCCGAGATGCGGCTGAACCGCCTGCAGCTGGCCCAGATTCTCGGAAGCTTGTTCCATGACCGTCTGATGAATCTGCAGATGTCCCAGAACGACGCCTGCTCTCTTGTGGCTTCCCTGAAGGATGTGCCGTCCAAATTTCTGCCGGACACGGATGCCTATGCCGAAGCTCAGGCAGACGGCCGCTACAAGGAAAGCGGGTTTATGGATTCCGAGAAAGCAGGGTCGGTTTATCCTACGTTGTTCCTCGGAACCGGAACGGGCAACTGCGTCTACGGCGACGACGATCTGTCGAATACGCAGGCGACGGCCCTGGCGAGCCTGCAGGCTTCGGGCATCATGTCCGCCGATGAGGCGGGGTATTTCCGTCCCCTCGATGCGGTCAGCCGGGCGGAAGCCGTGACGATTCTCGACCGGATCTATCTGTATCTCCGGGGCCTTGGTTACAGTGCGGACTATTCTTCGATCGAGCTTGAGGCGCCATCGGAGCGGGACGGGAGTACGGGAAGCGGCAGTTCAGGCGGTACAGGCAGTACCAGCGGGAGCGGCACGACCGTTCCTCCGGCAAGCGGAGGAGGCACCGGCGGGAGCCCTTCGGCAGGGAACGGAGCGTCCGTGCCTCCGGCCGTAATCGGGGCGGATGGTACCGGGTCGATCTCGCGCAATGTGCTGCGCAAGGGTGAGATCGAGACGACGGTACGGCCGAACGGGCGTGCGTACCTTCAGTTTGATCTCGAATCCGACTGGAAGGTCGACCTTTATGTCATCGTCGACGGTCAGATCGGGTTCGTTCGCCAGGAAGACCTGCCGATGACCATTCCGGTGGACGGTGTAACTTCCGTGGTATTCCGCACACAGCAGCGGGAGAAGCCGGCGGGAGCCGTCGATAATGTGGCGACCCTTACAACGAAGTTTCTGGATGAGATGCCGGCCAAGGGCAAGAAGAAATCCTAA
- a CDS encoding DUF2621 domain-containing protein — MNYLTTQAAPDGFMYFIMFWVFVLIAFMSIGGYFMFRKFIKVLPKEDGKSKLDWQNHYVEASRHLWTDESKQFLEMLVEPVPSPFRDIARHTIAAKIGEVALADNASAVTRDHCIRGYILATPRRDYKSLTSYLDKKQIDYAPYKHLLQ; from the coding sequence ATGAACTATCTGACCACACAAGCCGCCCCTGACGGGTTTATGTATTTTATCATGTTCTGGGTCTTCGTGCTGATTGCCTTCATGTCCATCGGCGGCTACTTCATGTTCCGCAAGTTCATCAAGGTCCTGCCCAAAGAAGACGGCAAGTCGAAGCTCGACTGGCAGAACCATTATGTCGAAGCCTCCCGCCACTTGTGGACCGACGAATCGAAGCAGTTCCTCGAAATGCTCGTCGAACCGGTGCCCTCCCCGTTCCGGGATATCGCACGCCATACGATCGCAGCCAAGATCGGTGAGGTGGCACTGGCCGACAACGCTTCGGCCGTCACCCGGGACCACTGCATCCGCGGTTATATTCTGGCCACGCCGCGCCGCGACTATAAGAGCCTGACCTCTTACCTGGACAAAAAGCAGATCGACTACGCCCCGTACAAGCATCTGCTGCAATAG
- a CDS encoding deoxyribonuclease IV → MVRIGSHVSFSDKGLLNAAKEAASYGSGTFMIYTGAPQNTRRKPIENQFIEEGRAVMEENGIGEIIVHAPYIINLASYKEDTFELAVRFLQEEMRRTEYIGVKQIVLHPGAYTDKDAEYGIGRIAEGLNEVLEGVKDTGVHIALETMAGKGTEIGRSFEELASIMEKVEKNDRLTVCLDTCHVHDAGYDIVDNLDGVVEEFDRIIGLDKLAVIHLNDSKNPRGAGKDRHAPVGAGWIGFEAMHRLVHHEKLKHLPFILETPWIGKEDGTERPMYEAEIALLGGTVKDRFGADFLADVEILSHFFKKQELDPRSFVLQTWELLKTDAKAKKADGREPMERLYDLIMADNLFPQLKEEEVNHRLTAWFAGDHVFAAV, encoded by the coding sequence ATGGTGAGAATCGGATCGCACGTCTCGTTTTCAGATAAAGGTCTGCTCAATGCCGCCAAAGAAGCCGCTTCTTACGGGTCCGGCACGTTCATGATTTATACGGGTGCTCCCCAGAACACGCGCCGCAAGCCGATTGAGAATCAGTTCATAGAAGAGGGCAGGGCGGTTATGGAGGAGAACGGGATCGGTGAGATTATCGTTCACGCTCCGTATATCATTAACCTTGCTTCCTATAAGGAAGATACGTTCGAGCTCGCGGTCCGCTTCCTGCAGGAGGAGATGCGCCGTACGGAGTACATCGGTGTGAAGCAGATTGTGCTGCATCCGGGTGCCTACACGGACAAGGATGCCGAGTATGGGATCGGGCGTATTGCCGAGGGGCTGAATGAAGTGCTTGAGGGCGTCAAGGATACCGGTGTCCACATTGCGCTGGAGACCATGGCGGGCAAAGGCACCGAGATCGGCCGCAGCTTCGAGGAGCTGGCCTCCATTATGGAGAAGGTCGAGAAAAACGACCGCCTGACCGTATGCCTGGATACGTGCCACGTCCACGATGCCGGGTATGATATTGTGGACAATCTGGATGGCGTAGTGGAGGAGTTCGACCGGATCATCGGGCTGGACAAGCTGGCTGTTATCCACCTTAATGACAGCAAGAATCCACGCGGCGCAGGCAAGGACCGTCATGCTCCCGTGGGAGCCGGCTGGATCGGTTTCGAAGCGATGCACCGCTTAGTGCATCACGAGAAGCTGAAGCATCTGCCGTTCATTCTCGAGACGCCGTGGATCGGCAAAGAAGACGGCACCGAGCGCCCGATGTACGAAGCGGAGATCGCTCTGCTAGGCGGTACGGTAAAGGACCGGTTCGGTGCGGATTTCCTCGCCGACGTCGAGATTCTCAGTCATTTCTTCAAAAAGCAGGAGCTTGATCCGCGCAGCTTCGTGCTTCAGACCTGGGAGCTGCTTAAGACCGACGCCAAAGCGAAGAAGGCTGACGGCCGTGAGCCGATGGAGCGCCTCTATGACCTGATCATGGCGGACAACCTGTTCCCTCAGCTCAAGGAAGAAGAAGTCAACCACAGGCTTACCGCGTGGTTTGCCGGCGATCACGTATTCGCCGCAGTATAA